The following proteins come from a genomic window of Triticum aestivum cultivar Chinese Spring chromosome 6A, IWGSC CS RefSeq v2.1, whole genome shotgun sequence:
- the LOC123128046 gene encoding plant cysteine oxidase 4, with amino-acid sequence MPKIKNLSDACKVSFSPDGPISEETLERVRALLDEIRPLDLGLDNEAQIARTWNSSTRQQNGRRGRGGPNQYAPTIKYLHIHECESFSMGIFCMPPSSVIPLHNHPGMTVLSKLLYGKLHAESYDWIDVADPTDPLKPRPARCVRDREMTAPETTILYPDRGGNIHTFRAITPCALFDVLSPPYSAENGRDCSYFQKSSVKEPSVVLPSEIDSSEVVWLEELEDHQPPEGFVVARGLYKGPVIRR; translated from the exons ATGCCAAAAATAAAGAACCTGTCTGATGCATGTAAAGTATCATTTTCTCCAGATGGACCTATATCTGAAGAAACACTCGAGAGAGTTCGTGCACTGTTAG ATGAGATCAGACCTTTAGATCTTGGTTTAGATAACGAAGCACAAATTGCACGTACTTGGAATAGTTCTACGCGTCAACAGAATGGGAGGCGAGGACGCGGTGGGCCTAATCAGTACGCGCCCACAATCAAATATCTGCACATTCATGAATGCGAAAGTTTCTCT ATGGGTATATTTTGTATGCCACCGTCATCAGTTATTCCACTTCACAATCATCCAGGAATGACTGTGCTGAGCAAGCTTCTTTATGGCAAGCTGCACGCCGAATCGTATGATTGGATTGATGTAGCTGATCCAACTGACCCGTTAAAGC CAAGACCAGCAAGGTGTGTGAGAGACCGTGAAATGACTGCGCCAGAGACAACCATTCTTTATCCTGATAGGGGTGGTAACATCCACACTTTCAGAGCCATCACACCTTGTGCGCTCTTTGACGTCCTTTCTCCACCATATTCTGCTGAGAATGGGAGAGACTGTTCATACTTCCAGAAGTCTTCAGTCAAGGAGCCATCTG TTGTTTTGCCGAGTGAAATAGATAGCTCAGAGGTAGTCTGGTTGGAGGAATTGGAGGACCATCAGCCTCCGGAGGGCTTTGTTGTTGCTAGAGGTTTGTATAAAGGCCCTGTGATAAGGAGATAG